A window of Mucilaginibacter robiniae genomic DNA:
TGTATGGCGATACAAATATTATGGTGGTAGAGGCTGATGAATATGATCGTTCATTCTTAACTTTACACCCGGATATTGCTATTATAACTTCGATGGATGCTGACCATCTGGATATTTATGGTGATCATACTCATCTGACCGAATCTTTTCGGATGTTTGCCTCGCAAATTAAAGCTGGCGGAAAGCTGATAGCTAAACAGGATTTGCCTCTGGCACATAGTGCTACCACCTACACTATAGGTACGGAAGCAGCAGATGCCTATGCTGATAATATCAGGATTGAAAACGGGCAGTTTTATTTTGATTTTAGGAACAGCGATTTCACCATTGCTGATATTGCTATAGGCATACCCGGTATGCACAATATTGAAAATGCGGTAGCTGCTGCACAAGCGGCTTTGTATTTAGGGGTAAAAGCTGAAGCTATTAAATCAGCTTTAGCATCGTTTACCGGAGTAAAGCGTCGCTTTGAATATGTAGTAAAAAACGAGCAGCATATTTATATTGATGATTATGCTCATCATCCTGAAGAGTTAAAAGCTTGTTTGTCATCCATCAAAAAGCTATATCCTAATCACCGGCTAACTACCATTTTTCAGCCGCACCTGTACACCCGTACTCGCGATTTTGTTGATGGTTTTGCCGAAGCTTTAGATATGGCCGATGAATTGCTAATGTTGGATATTTATCCGGCACGTGAGCTACCTATTGAAGGGGTAAGTGCTGCCATGATTTTAGATCGGATGCACTTAGCCTCCAAATATCTGTGCAGCAAGCAGGAGATTATAACTCGCATACAACAGGAAAAACCCGAGTTGCTGCTTACAGTAGGAGCGGGCGATATTGACCAGATTGTTGAACCATTAAAGCAAATATTGACCTATGTGGCGTAAGATAGCGTGGAACCGGGTGTTGATAGCTTTAAGCTGGCTGGTAAGTATTACTGGCTTAGTGGTACTCATGAGCTTTATTGAAGGTAAAAAAGCCGGCGTTATATGTCGTAAGGTAGATGTTTATATACCAGGCACGCAATCGTTTATTGACCGGCATGAAGTAGATAGAATTTTACAGGTAAGTAGCCATAATTTAATTGGCCGCAAAATGGAAGATATCAACATCCATGATCTGGAAAATAAGTTGAAGGCTAA
This region includes:
- the murC gene encoding UDP-N-acetylmuramate--L-alanine ligase, with protein sequence MELRTIKQVYLIGIGGIGMSGLARYFHHLGCRVCGYDKTATPLTEALQQEGIEVVFTDDVSLIPDGFNTPDEQTLIIYTPAIPKDSLILNHFKNLGFDIYKRSQVLGLISQSSFTVAVAGTHGKTTTSCLITHILKSSGISCTAFLGGIASNYQTNVLYGDTNIMVVEADEYDRSFLTLHPDIAIITSMDADHLDIYGDHTHLTESFRMFASQIKAGGKLIAKQDLPLAHSATTYTIGTEAADAYADNIRIENGQFYFDFRNSDFTIADIAIGIPGMHNIENAVAAAQAALYLGVKAEAIKSALASFTGVKRRFEYVVKNEQHIYIDDYAHHPEELKACLSSIKKLYPNHRLTTIFQPHLYTRTRDFVDGFAEALDMADELLMLDIYPARELPIEGVSAAMILDRMHLASKYLCSKQEIITRIQQEKPELLLTVGAGDIDQIVEPLKQILTYVA